From Flavipsychrobacter sp., a single genomic window includes:
- a CDS encoding GNAT family N-acetyltransferase, translated as MYTIRLISTQEIHSIIPLLKLLDETKAEDVLQSRLEDMVAKNYSCVGVYDDNKLIGISGLWILNKYYVGKHLEVDNVIILPEYRSKGIGDLLMKWIFDYAISIGCIASELNCYTSNHKGLRFWINKGYKIIGYHMQKML; from the coding sequence ATGTATACAATACGTCTTATCTCAACTCAAGAGATACACTCTATTATCCCACTACTTAAACTACTAGATGAAACTAAAGCTGAAGATGTATTACAATCTAGACTGGAAGATATGGTTGCTAAAAATTATAGTTGTGTAGGAGTATATGACGACAACAAACTAATTGGCATATCAGGCTTATGGATTCTTAACAAATATTATGTAGGTAAACATCTGGAGGTTGACAATGTAATTATATTACCTGAATATCGTTCAAAAGGGATAGGTGACTTGCTTATGAAATGGATATTTGATTATGCAATATCCATTGGCTGTATTGCCTCCGAGCTCAACTGCTACACTTCCAATCATAAGGGATTACGTTTTTGGATAAATAAGGGCTACAAGATCATTGGTTACCATATGCAAAAAATGCTGTAA
- a CDS encoding DinB family protein has translation MITQIINQYDFNLAFAQRLVEDLTESQMTQVASKGLVNHPAFTLGHLISGSALLVEDLGGTFIMEKEWAELFLRKGPGDPRLPLTGVKYPNKKQLLSELEHQHDLVKLQLRNITNEELFKPLKWRFSNYMPTIADVVFFMCISHESMHLGQLSAWRRAMELPSALAKL, from the coding sequence ATGATAACACAAATTATCAATCAGTACGATTTCAATTTAGCGTTTGCTCAACGTTTGGTAGAGGATCTAACAGAGTCTCAGATGACGCAAGTAGCATCAAAAGGGTTGGTTAACCACCCTGCATTTACATTAGGGCATTTAATATCCGGTAGTGCTTTATTAGTAGAAGATCTAGGTGGTACTTTTATTATGGAGAAGGAGTGGGCGGAACTATTTTTACGTAAAGGGCCTGGAGATCCTAGATTACCATTAACAGGAGTTAAGTACCCTAATAAAAAACAGTTACTATCAGAGCTGGAGCATCAACACGATCTGGTAAAGCTGCAACTAAGAAATATCACAAATGAAGAACTTTTCAAACCGCTAAAATGGCGTTTTAGTAATTATATGCCTACTATCGCAGATGTTGTATTTTTCATGTGTATATCGCATGAATCTATGCATTTAGGTCAGCTTTCAGCTTGGAGAAGAGCTATGGAGCTACCATCTGCTCTTGCTAAACTATAG